One window of the Zea mays cultivar B73 chromosome 3, Zm-B73-REFERENCE-NAM-5.0, whole genome shotgun sequence genome contains the following:
- the LOC100280399 gene encoding Calmodulin-like protein 5-like gives MDLLNPEQISEFREAFAFFDKDGDGCITVEELATVMGSLQGQRPSAEELREMIRDADADGNGAIDFAEFLGLMARKTAGGGAGGGADPDEELREAFKVFDKDQNGYISATELRHVMINLGEKLTDEEVEQMIREADLDGDGQVNYDEFVRMMMLSDGAGAGAAATGHHQ, from the coding sequence atggACCTGCTGAACCCCGAGCAGATCTCCGAGTTCCGGGAGGCGTTCGCGTTCTTCGACAAGGACGGCGACGGGTGCATCACGGTGGAGGAGCTGGCGACGGTGATGGGGTCGCTGCAGGGGCAGCGGCCCAGCGCGGAGGAGCTGCGCGAGATGATCCGCGACGCCGACGCCGACGGCAACGGCGCCATCGACTTCGCCGAGTTCCTGGGCCTCATGGCACGCAAGACCGCGGGGGGCGGCGCCGGCGGCGGCGCCGACCCCGACGAGGAGCTGCGCGAGGCGTTCAAGGTGTTCGACAAGGACCAGAACGGGTACATCTCCGCCACCGAGCTCCGCCACGTCATGATCAACCTCGGCGAGAAGCTCACGGACGAGGAGGTGGAGCAGATGATCCGCGAGGCCGACCTCGACGGCGACGGCCAGGTCAACTACGACGAGTTCGTCAGGATGATGATGCTctccgacggcgccggcgccggcgccgcagCCACGGGCCACCACCAATGA